GTACGGCACGATCCGCCACTCCCGCGTCTTCATCGATTCCCACGGCACGTACGCGCGGCAGGGGCAGAACCTGTGCGCCTCGTGCCATGCCCCGGCGTTCTGCCAGACGTGCCACGCCCGGAAGGAGGAGATGAAGCCCAACACGAAGATGGGCGATCGTCCGGACCGGATGGCGCCGCACCGGGGCGACTACCTGATCACGCACCGGATCGACGGCCGCCTCGACCCCGGCTCGTGCTTCCGGTGCCACGGGAACAAGAACGACGTCCGATGCCGGCAGTGCCACAAGTAGAACGGGAGGAGACATGATTCCGAAGCCGCGTTCTCTCCGGGTCCTCCGGAACCCGATCGGGTTGCTGATCCTTCTGGCCGCGTTCGCCGCGGCCGCCGGGTGCTCCAACGCCAATACCCCCGGCGGGGGCGGCGTGGTCGTGAACCACGTGGACGCGTCCGGCAACTCGATCCCCGGATGGTTCACCCCCACCGGCGGGGCGCACGCGAATTCCGCCACGATGGACTACATCGCCAATGGCGGGAGCAGCTCCTGCACGGAATGCCACGGTTCGGATCTCGGGGGGGGCATCTCCAGGGTTTCCTGCTTCAACACTACCGGCTGTCACCACGATCCGATCCCCAATTGGAACACCGCGGCAGTTCACGGAGCCACCGCCAAGCTGGCCCCGGGCAGCTCCGGGTTCGCCTCCTGCCAGATCTGCCACGGGAACAATTTTGCTGGCGCCAACACCGCCCCGACATGTCTCAACAACGCGGCGTGCCATGGCGACGGGGTCGCTTCGCCGCATGCGCGCAAGCCGTGGCTCGGCTCTCCGTATACCCACGCGACCACGGACCCGGCGAACGCCCCTGTCTGTTTCGGGTGCCATGCCGACTCCCCGGCGGGGAACCCGAACAACCCGCACCGGCCACCGACGCCCGCGGCGGCGGGCACTCCCCCCGGTTGCTTCAACGGGACGATGTGCCACAACCAGCCGGAGGTCCACCCGGCAGGGTGGGTCGCCACGTCCCCGGCGGCCCAGCCGCACGGCGATACGGCCAAGATGGACGGAACGGTCGCGGGACAGGGGTTCCCCAGTTGCCAGACGTGTCACGGGAACGATTTTGCGGGCGCCACCGTCGCACCCACATGCCTCAACAACGCGACGTGCCATGGCGCCGTCGCTTCTCCACATTCGCCCAAGCCGTGGCGCGCTTCCGCGGGTTCCACGTACACCCACACGACTACCGTCGAAACGGGGAACGCCGCGGTATGCGCGGTCTGCCACTTCCCGGGATCCCCGAACAACCCGCCGGACCACCCCGCGACGCCCGCACCGGATAACACCGCTCCCGGATGCTTCAACAGCACCTTGTGCCACGGCGAGGCCGGCGCTCCCCACCCGCTGGACAACACATGGGTAACGACCTCACCCGCGCCCCAACCACACGGGAACAGCGCGAAGGCGGCGCCGGGCGCGACGGCCGGGTTCGCCTACTGCCAGGACTGCCACGGGACCGGGACGACGCCTCCGGCGAACTTCGGAGGCGGCTCGGCGCAGTCCTGCTACAGCTGCCACTTGGTGAGCGCACCGCATGCCCCCGCGCCGTGGCGCACCTCGGCCGGAAGCATCTACAACCATACCAGCACGAACTTTGCGAACGCGCCGGTCTGTGCGCAGTGTCATTTCCCTGGATCCCCGAACAACCCGGCGGACCATCCGCCTACACCCGCTCCTCCGGGGACGGATCCGGGCTGCTTCAACGGCACGTTGTGCCACGCCAGCCCGGGGTCATAAGAAAGAGAACGCCAAAGTCTCCTGTACCGAGCAAGCCGGCTCTTTTCACGGGCGCCCCGATCCGGGGCGCCCGTTTTCATGCAGAGCGCCATCGGCGTCATCACCGATGTGGGGGTAAAGACGTTGCTGGCGAATGTGCCGTATACGGACATGGTTGCCTCTGTACCGACAGAAATCTGAAGCGGCGGAGATTATCTGTCCGCATTTCTTTTCGCCGATGCCAGGAGGTCATGAGCCCAAGGGTATGCTGTCCGGCCGATGTATACTTCGGGGATGCGTGACGAAGGCATGGAAACGGCGGTCCGTTCGCACGGTAAGGTATATGCGGGGCTCGTCCTGACGATGATTTTCTGGGGGAGCGCCTTCGCCACGTCGAAGATGCTCGTCCTCGAGGTGT
The sequence above is a segment of the bacterium genome. Coding sequences within it:
- a CDS encoding cytochrome C, which translates into the protein MTRRMSFSAVFGAALIALLFGCSAVSQTPSVPPKHPEDLPQGRVDCLECHENVSAGTLKPYGTIRHSRVFIDSHGTYARQGQNLCASCHAPAFCQTCHARKEEMKPNTKMGDRPDRMAPHRGDYLITHRIDGRLDPGSCFRCHGNKNDVRCRQCHK